CATCGACCTCTTTTCCCTCGAAATCCCACATCTGCTCTTCTATGCCGAGAACGCTGAAAGCATAAAACGCTTCAATTATTTCATCCTCACCACCTACCTGAGGTTCCCGAGCAAAGAAAGGTATGTATACATTGTCAGGGTGTTGAGTGCTCATAGTTCTTGGTATCATTTAGCCCACCAAGGATGCAAAAAATACAAATAACTTAAGTTTTTTGCATGAATTTTCGACTAAATGACAAAAATTAGCAAAAATCTTTTTAAAGCTACCTTAGTACCAATATCCCATGCGTGCTTACATTTTAGCATTCCCAGAAAAAAGGTGGGAGAGCTATCTCACACCTTTGGATGAAGATCCTCTCGTTAAGATAGTTGAGCAAAGGCTCAGAATGGCAAAGAGGATTGATAAAGTCTACACAATCATAAGAAAGGGACAGCTGAAGCGCTTTTCTCTTCACGTCTCAAACCCCGTTGAAGTTAAAGCCAAAAACAAAATCGAAGCGCTTTACAAAGCTTTACCAGCTTCTGGAGAGCTCCTCCTTGTTGAAGGAAATATGCCGCTGATAATGCCCTTTCTGGTAAATTACCTCTCAACACTGTTTTTAGATTCAGACAGCGAAGCATTAATTCCATCATGGAGCGATGGGACATTAGAGGTTACACATGCGTTTTATGACGCAAAAGCATTAAAGAGTGCCTTAGAGGCTTGTCTGGCAGAAAACGAGAAAAAGCTGAGCTGCATTAAGGAATATCTGGATTATGAAACAGTGAGCATTGAAGAGCTTGCTAAGAAAAATCCCAAGGTAACGCTGAGCTTCTTTAAAGTTAAGAGCAGCTTTGATTTAAGATTCGCTGAAGAAACACTCAAAAAGATTGAAAGAGGGGACATTTAAATAATCCCAGATTTTTTCACCCTGTCCGCAACCACCACAGCAACCCCAGCTTTAATCAGGTCAATAACAACAAAGGGTGCAACGCCCACTGCAAAGGCTTTTCCGAAGTTTCCTCCGAAGTAGAAACCCAGTCTAAGCCAGCCCAAGAGATAGATAACACCAATGCCAGTTAAAGAACCCAGGATATAGCCTTTTAGATTCTCATATCTCTCACTTATCAGACCAACCAAAAATGCGGCTACTGGGAAAGCTATTAAATAACCTCCCGTTGGACCATAGAGGTAAACAAATCCCCCTTTAAATCCCGCAAAAACAGGGAGTCCTATAGCACCCATCAGGAGGTATATCGCCTGACTTAGGAAACCCAAACGCGCTCCCAAAATCAATCCGCTGAGCAGGACGAAGAGAACCTGCAGAGTTACCGGTACTTCCCCAATTGGAATGCTTATTTGAGCTCCAACTGCAGTTAATGCGGCAAATAAGGCTGAGTATGCAATTTCCTTTGCCTTCATTTTAGCATCCTCCAGTGTTTTATTTTGGTTAACTTTTAAAATTTTAACTTCTCTAAAAAAGAACTCAGAAAAGAGATCAATCTTCTCGAATTCTCAAAGAAACTGTTTGCTAATCTAATGAAAGGAATGAGAGAACAGAGATTCTGAGGTTATTATAGCTGAACAGTAACCAAACAAGGTAATCTGACATTACTAAAATAGGTCGAGAGCATAAAGTATACCATACAACTCGGAGGGAAGTTTATGAAAAAAATAGCAAGTTTAGTGATCGTATTCTTATTTCTAGCGAGCAGCATTGGATTTGGTAGTTTTCCAGAAGTTTCTGCTCAAAGTAATTACAGCAACCAACGAGTTTTATTGTTGAAAAATGTTGATGCTTGGGGCTCAAATGCCGTCGAAGAAATGTTAGATGAAATCGGTGTTCCATACGATGTCCTTTCATCTTCTGAGTTCGCGCCTTTAACGGCTTCAGATCTCATAAATAAATACGACGTGATCATCATAGAAAGTGATCAGCCCCAAAATTTCTATGACGAACTTGCCCCAGAAATGGGGGACATTGAAGAGTTTGTCAAAGCAGGGAAAGTCCTACAGGTACATGCTGCAAACTGGGGATGGCACGGAGGAGTATGGAAAACCCCTCTGCCAGGAGGAGTTGAAATAGTGAAGAGCTACTCAAACTATGACTACAACGTCGAAAAAGATTTGTGGTATTACAGCACCTTTGCCAGCCATGGTTACCTTACAAACCTGCCGCAGGATGCCAAAATTATAACCGTGCAATCCGATACAAGATACTCCCAAGGAAATCCAGACTACACAAAACCGAGTGCAGTCACATACACATTTGGAAAGGGACTTGTGTTTGCAACCGGGCTTACTTTGGAATACAGTGCAGAATATAGGGGGGCTATGTGGAAAGAATTCCTTAAGGAAATCATTATCGGCAGCCTTGAGTTTAAACCAGCTAAAAAAGTTGAATATTTTGACTACGCAATGATGAACTACATATGGTACATGCTCTACAACAGGTATACTGAGAAATTTGATGAGATGTACAAGGAAACTGAACAATATAACATAACAAACTCAACAATCCCCCAAGTAGCTGAGTACAAATCACTTGCAGAAAAGCACTATGAACTGGGCTGGCAATACGGACATCCGATTAAAGGCCACATACAAGCGTTGCCACATATGAGAAGGGCATACATGAACATAAAGAAGGCATACGTTCTGCTCGACTACTCTCTGAAGGGATTGAAACATTGGCAAGCACTTGAGAACAACAACTTAACTGCACTGATTCAACAGAACAATGATGCATCGACGCTTTACTGGGTTGGAGGACCACTCAATGGCACATATAAAGGGATAGAGAATGCAAAAGCGACATGGAGCAGATTCTTGGGTGGCAATAACGTGACTAAAGTAGATGTATACAACATAACACTTGCAAAAAGTGAAGAGGGTATGACAGGCATACGTGCCGTTGTGATAGTATCAACCAAGGAAGGCAAGAGGATTCCGCTGAGATATGAGATCTACTTCAAAGATGACAGCATAATTGAGGAGTGGTGGATTATCGATCCTTCAGTCCTTGAAATGGCAAAAGACTGACTTATCGTCCCATCTTTTCTATTTTATTGTCTAAAGTTGTGAAAGCAACGGGTCACATTTTTAAAGCATTTTTCTTAACCCAGATACGATGATAGAAGTCAAAAATCTCTGGCACATCTATGAGGGAAAAAGAATTGCTCTGAAAAATGTTAGTCTGAGCTTTGGAAACGAGATAATTGCATTAGTTGGCCCCAATGGCTCCGGAAAGACCACCTTGGCAAAACACTTCAATGGGCTTTTAAAGCCCACAAAAGGAGAAGTTTTCATTGACGGCATCAACACCAAAAACGCCAGTGTGGCGGAGCTTTCAAGGATTGTTGGATACGTTTTTCAGAATCCAGAAAACATGTTTTTTGAAGAAAACGTTTTTAAAGAAGTTGCATTTGGGCCAAAAAATCTTGGACTTAGCGGAGAAGCTCTTGAAAAGAGAGTTAAATGGGCACTCAGGATTGTGAATCTAAGTGGATATGAAGACAGAAGCCCATATTCGCTCAGCGGTGGGGAAAAGCAGAGACTGGCAATAGCGTGCATACTTGCAATGAAACCCAAGTATGTAATCTTAGATGAACCGACCACGGGCCTGGATGAGAAAAGCTCGGAAAGCATAAAAGAGGTTATAAAGAAGCTAAGAAAAGAAGGACATGGGATAATGCTGATAACCCATGACATGGAGCTCGTTTTAGAGCTGGCGGAGCGAGTAGTTCTGCTATATGATGGGATCAAAGTTTTTGATGGCTCTGTTGATGAATTCTTCCAGCTTGATCTAAGAAATTACGAAATGGAAATACCCGAACTCCTCAGGATCAGTAAATCCCTTGGAATGGATTTTGTAAGGAGTGTTGATGAGTTCGTAAATCTGCTGTTGAAGAGGGTGGTAACATGATGTACACCCTTTACATTGAGCGCGATTCCTTCCTTCATCACTTAGATCCAAGGGTTAAAATAATTTCCTCCCTCCTTGGAGTTTTAGCCATGATTCTCTTCAACTCTCCCTATCTGCTCTTTGCCCTCTTTGCCATTCTTTCCCTTTCTCTTAGATTCCTTGGAAAAATTAGTTTTAAGGAGCAGATAAAGGTATTGAAGCCACTAACCCCACTAATACTCATAACAATTGCAATCTGGCCTTTCATTTTAGATCCAAAGACATTTGGACTGTTCATCGGATTAGGATATGCTTTAAGACTTGCGTCCATGGCTATGATAACTTTTGGTCTTTTAATGACAACAACTCAGAGAGAGCTAATTTTAGGCTTCATAAAACTCAAAATGCCTTATGAGATTGGACTAACTCTCACAATAGCCCTTAGATACATACCAACCTTATTCGGCTTAGCTCAAACAATAATTGACGCCCAAAAATCAAGGGGTCTGGAGCTCGAAAAAGGCAGCTTTTTCTCAAGGATTAAAAAAACGGTACCCATCTTAATTCCACTGATAATTGCATCCATAAAAACCGCCCATGAGCTTAGTATAGCCTTAGAAAGCAGGGCTTTTGGTGCAAATAGGAAGAGAACGTTCCTTCATACAATCCAAATGGAGAAAAAAGACTACATAGCACTCATTTTTGTGCTTCTGTTGTTTGGCTTAGCATTATATGCAAGATACCAGCTTGGAATTGGATATGTGAAGCTATACTAAGAACATTTTGGCTTTCTTATCAATGGGAATGCTATGCTCTCCAATATTTTTTACGAATTCCGGTGGAGCTTTGAGAACGCTGATGTTCATACGATAATGCCCCCTGTATCCGCTCGTCCTCAGAACCAAGAGATGTTCAAACAGTTCGGGAATTACAAACAGCCTCTTAAATTCGGAATTTAAGTCAAGCTCATTTATTTCAAGGGTATTGTGGGATAAAACTAAAAACAGACCTTTTTCATCAACAACCCTTCTCATTTTAATAAGCTTTTCCCTTGACTGATTTTCAAGAATAGAGAAGTTTGAAACAAAGATAAGGGAATTATCCTCAACAAGCTCCAAAGCTGAGGAGAGCTCATCCAGAGTATAGACTTTACCCAAAAATAAGTTCTCATTGTTTTCAGAGAGCTTATTCAAAAGCTTTAGCGAGAATCCATTAGTCGGCTCAAGATAATAAGCGGTCATTCCAGAATTAAGGGCATTTGCAAGAGTTGAATACTGAAGGATAGTTTGGGATAGAGCATCTGTAGTCACTACAGCCACCATGCTACCTTCTTCTACCTCACCCACCAACGGTGAGAGCTCTTCAATGAGCGGCACTTTTCTCTTTTCCTCACCAGCTGGTCTGAAGAACATCGGCATCAAAAAGTTAATTCCCTGTTCAAATATTTATAATTTGCGAAAAATATGAAAGGAAAAGCACCTCAAAGAACCGCCATGATAGAAAGTCCGACCACAATCATGATAATTACCATTAGAATTATTGCTATCACTATTGCAAAGAGCCATGCTATCACTGCTTTGCCGTTCTGGTTAGCCGTAACTTTTGTAAAGTTCGTAAATGTCGTTACGGCTAACCTTCCCCACTCCCGTCTTCATTGGAGGGCTTTCGGGAGGAACGGGAACTCCCCACATCTTCAAGGCTCTCAAGCGAATGTTCCAAGAGCCGACAACATCACGGTCGGCCTCAAAACCACAGTTTGAACACTTCAAAACCCTGTGCTCATTCGGGCTTAATTTCTCCCCACATATCGGGCACAGGGAGGAAGTAAAAGCCGGATTAACGAAAACAACCCTAACGCCCTTTAATTTCGCCTTGTATTCGATAATTGACTGGAGTTTCCTAAAACTCCAGCGGTGCAAACGACCATTCATCTCGGCGGAATATCTAATCGAATCCCTAATTTCCGTCAAATCTTCCAGAGCAAGACCACCGTATTTCTTTGCTAACTCCACGATGTTATTCGCAAGTTTATGATAAAGGTCGTTCAACCTGTTCTTCTCCCTCTCCCCGTACTTCTCAAGGAGTTCCTTCCTCTTCCTTCCAGCCCTGATTTTCTGCTGTATCATTCTCCTCTTCACGAAGTAACCAGTCCTAATCTCCCGCTCGTGAGTAATGATTTGGACAAACTCGCCGTTTGGGAGTGAAATTGTTACGTTATTCTCGTTCAAATCCACTCCAACGAAAGTAAATGACCCTCTTATTTCAACCTCCTTGGAGAATACTACGTTAATGAATACCCCTTTTGGCGTTCTAACTAACCAAGCTTGTCCGACCTTCCAATTTCTAAACTTCTCGTGATACTTTGCAGGATAAAACTTCAACTGAATTCTCCCGTTGGGAGTGGAAACCTTCACTACTCCCTCCTCAAGGTCAAGTTTGAAGAGATGGTCATCCAACATTACGACATCCTTCTTGAAAACAGGCTTCCCATTAGCTTTCCCTTTCCTTTTCCTCTTCCTGTAGCTCTTGTAAATTGCGACAGCCATTTGACAAGCCGTGTAAAGATAATGACTTGGTAATTGCGGGTATTTCTCCCTTAACTCTTTGTAAGTTCCCTTC
Above is a genomic segment from Thermococcus sp. SY098 containing:
- a CDS encoding energy-coupling factor transporter transmembrane component T, whose amino-acid sequence is MMYTLYIERDSFLHHLDPRVKIISSLLGVLAMILFNSPYLLFALFAILSLSLRFLGKISFKEQIKVLKPLTPLILITIAIWPFILDPKTFGLFIGLGYALRLASMAMITFGLLMTTTQRELILGFIKLKMPYEIGLTLTIALRYIPTLFGLAQTIIDAQKSRGLELEKGSFFSRIKKTVPILIPLIIASIKTAHELSIALESRAFGANRKRTFLHTIQMEKKDYIALIFVLLLFGLALYARYQLGIGYVKLY
- a CDS encoding pyrolysin is translated as MKKIASLVIVFLFLASSIGFGSFPEVSAQSNYSNQRVLLLKNVDAWGSNAVEEMLDEIGVPYDVLSSSEFAPLTASDLINKYDVIIIESDQPQNFYDELAPEMGDIEEFVKAGKVLQVHAANWGWHGGVWKTPLPGGVEIVKSYSNYDYNVEKDLWYYSTFASHGYLTNLPQDAKIITVQSDTRYSQGNPDYTKPSAVTYTFGKGLVFATGLTLEYSAEYRGAMWKEFLKEIIIGSLEFKPAKKVEYFDYAMMNYIWYMLYNRYTEKFDEMYKETEQYNITNSTIPQVAEYKSLAEKHYELGWQYGHPIKGHIQALPHMRRAYMNIKKAYVLLDYSLKGLKHWQALENNNLTALIQQNNDASTLYWVGGPLNGTYKGIENAKATWSRFLGGNNVTKVDVYNITLAKSEEGMTGIRAVVIVSTKEGKRIPLRYEIYFKDDSIIEEWWIIDPSVLEMAKD
- a CDS encoding energy-coupling factor ABC transporter ATP-binding protein → MIEVKNLWHIYEGKRIALKNVSLSFGNEIIALVGPNGSGKTTLAKHFNGLLKPTKGEVFIDGINTKNASVAELSRIVGYVFQNPENMFFEENVFKEVAFGPKNLGLSGEALEKRVKWALRIVNLSGYEDRSPYSLSGGEKQRLAIACILAMKPKYVILDEPTTGLDEKSSESIKEVIKKLRKEGHGIMLITHDMELVLELAERVVLLYDGIKVFDGSVDEFFQLDLRNYEMEIPELLRISKSLGMDFVRSVDEFVNLLLKRVVT
- a CDS encoding transposase — protein: MPSETIKLTAKFKLKETPKGLDYLFLTYREIVNFLITHAFENNVTSFYRLKKGTYKELREKYPQLPSHYLYTACQMAVAIYKSYRKRKRKGKANGKPVFKKDVVMLDDHLFKLDLEEGVVKVSTPNGRIQLKFYPAKYHEKFRNWKVGQAWLVRTPKGVFINVVFSKEVEIRGSFTFVGVDLNENNVTISLPNGEFVQIITHEREIRTGYFVKRRMIQQKIRAGRKRKELLEKYGEREKNRLNDLYHKLANNIVELAKKYGGLALEDLTEIRDSIRYSAEMNGRLHRWSFRKLQSIIEYKAKLKGVRVVFVNPAFTSSLCPICGEKLSPNEHRVLKCSNCGFEADRDVVGSWNIRLRALKMWGVPVPPESPPMKTGVGKVSRNDIYELYKSYG
- a CDS encoding biotin transporter BioY; amino-acid sequence: MKAKEIAYSALFAALTAVGAQISIPIGEVPVTLQVLFVLLSGLILGARLGFLSQAIYLLMGAIGLPVFAGFKGGFVYLYGPTGGYLIAFPVAAFLVGLISERYENLKGYILGSLTGIGVIYLLGWLRLGFYFGGNFGKAFAVGVAPFVVIDLIKAGVAVVVADRVKKSGII
- a CDS encoding NTP transferase domain-containing protein, which translates into the protein MRAYILAFPEKRWESYLTPLDEDPLVKIVEQRLRMAKRIDKVYTIIRKGQLKRFSLHVSNPVEVKAKNKIEALYKALPASGELLLVEGNMPLIMPFLVNYLSTLFLDSDSEALIPSWSDGTLEVTHAFYDAKALKSALEACLAENEKKLSCIKEYLDYETVSIEELAKKNPKVTLSFFKVKSSFDLRFAEETLKKIERGDI